Part of the Vigna unguiculata cultivar IT97K-499-35 chromosome 3, ASM411807v1, whole genome shotgun sequence genome, GCTCCTCATTTCAGGAAATAATGTTTAAGATAAGAATGTTAATGACACAATATTATAACATGATGAAGATCCTACTTTCTCTAGaaacattataatatataactaggagcaaattttattttacaagtttgttttataaggttaaaataaatttaaagtaaaattgttCATACAAACACagttatactaaattaaatggggtggATTTTTTAATTGAGTGTCATTATTTGATTGGAGGGATAGAGTTTTTGAGCAGGAAATGAAGACCGGTGATTTGAGTCCCTTGCAGTCGGTCTAGTTTTTTTGTTGTACTCTTACCTCTTTTTGGTTGAGTTCTGTTGTTAGTGATAGAGTGTTAAGAATGTTGcgtcaaataatttaatattttgattcaatttataaattaaattctgTGTTTGGAAGTTGGAAAATATGAACTACTATGATTTAAagtcttttctttattttggtaTAAATTAGCTCGTTCACATTTTGTCGGATTTCAGCGGATTTTAGTTTTAACAGTTGAAATTGGCAATTTTGCAGTTATTAGTTAATAGACTTAATATATCCTAAATATGGATTGTGTTTCAAGCACGATCTGATTAAAAAGTCAATTCAAACCGTATTTTTCATATTGGGTTCAAAACTgtaaagttaatttataaaaaaaaaatattcaaattttagatTTCAAACCAAACATAAGGAGATCCGGTTGATTGGATTTTCAGCCACTTGGCGACCTGGGAACACTAGAAGCCAATGAAAATGGTGATGCCTTCTACACTGGAGTCAAAGAAAAGCTGAGGGTGGCTGATCTTATTGGAAGATCTGTGGTGGTATATGCAACAGAAGATAAAACAAAAGATGGTATAACTGCCGCAGTAATTGCCAGAAGTGCAGGAGTCGGTGAGAACTATAAAAAGCTCTGTACGTGTGATGGCACCATTATATGGGATGCCACGGATAAAGATTTTGTATCCAGCAAGGCCTGACACAGTAATTCACTGAAAGCAAAGCATTGCTATTTAGTTGTCTTGTCCCCATCAGCAATATTGTACTTCTGAAGATCGCATACCTCTTTCAGATGTAATTCATCTCTCTTTGATTTATTCTGAATTTCTTCTCCAGAATTATGAACTTATTTTTTTGGTTAAGATGGATGTTAATTTGACATAAATTAGagttattttagatattttaataattgttgGACATTAAGAAaattgcataataaaaaaaatgtagtaaAAATTGTTCAGAGTTTAGGATTATTGTGTATGGTTGCAGGTATTATAACATAATTCcttgtttaattatttgatcTAACCATTTTTAAAATGCACACAGTATATTTTATCGATGATTCTCTAGTTAAAAAATGGGTGTTAATTATACAGTATGAGACTTGGGTATAGTTTGACCAATTACTCAAGTCACGAGAAAAAGTGTTTCTgcattgatttttaaatttcacttcTCCATGTCTTTTCTAACAACGGTTATGATAATCCATCCGATTGGTAATAACCTTAGAAATGCTTcactaatttgattaaaagagaAACAATAGGAAAACAgtcttttaaatattgttttaatttatcgGTAGTTGTTAGTTTTTGGTTAGAAAATTTAACTCAGTCTCTTCCTTCTAAATCTCAtcaaattaactttattttttcaaatcgTTAGCATGAGAAAAAAGATCAAATTcacaatcttcttctctatcctTCCTTCTAACTAGGTCatcttttaaatatgttatgttGGCCGTATCAAATCATTGATGGCAATGGTGTACAATTAAGTATCCATTTGCAAGGTCCTAATAGTGCTAAGcacaacaataataatcaaTTCTTCTTGTCGGGTACAATATGCAACAGGGATAAAGTTAGAGTCGTTAAaagaactatttttttatatatttctatttctaatAGTTAATTAAGTAGACAAAGTAGGCAATAGCCCATCTTTCATAGCCATTTCTAACAGTGCAACAGCCACCAAAACTTTGCAATCCGCTGTTGTGTGCCAGAGATTCTTGTAAGGTACCACGCGTACCTTAATTAGCTCCCCGTGTTCACGAAGGCCAGTCTCTTTTCCCTGTAGTTGTGTGATTATCTCTTTGTCAACACGCCCTCTGTAAAGAAAAATACTGATTTCTTCGTCACATCCTCCCTTAtcaccaaaacaaaaaagatgaaaattagaTTTCCAAGCGATAAAAGCAGTAAGGACAAACTCTATCAGCTAAATGTATAAAGAAATGTAGTGATTAGATAGTTTCAATGCTTTCTTAAGAATAATTTTGAAACATTTTACAAGTCaattaatttgataagtttACTCCGAGCAAATCATTTCAACAAATTTATggactaataaaatattttcagtaTGTAGCGGTATAAGGCTTGTCTGCAAGGTTTATTAATCAACAGTTATTATATTAGCCTCACATGACCAGAAATTGAACTGCTTCTTAATTGTTTGATAAATGCAACATTTTAACATAACGATACGATACTAAACTATACTTATTGCCATgccaaattattaataaaacttGCAAAGCAGGatcatgaaatttgaaaaagcAACCCAAAGACAAAAGTCTCAGAAACACACCCCAGAGGGAAAAAATCTGCATCCAGTTGTAGAGTCAAGGAAAGCAGTGAGGTCAACCATGTCTTCTACATTTAACTTGATACCAATCTCTTCTTCAACCTATCAAAGTCATAAATACAAGAAAGCGTGTATAGTTTAAGACATATAGTactagaaaagataaaaaatgtcgTGTATACAAGTAAAAAGGCCACAAAACGTGCACTTTCAGCACTGCTATGTATAAAAAGAACTGTGTAAGAGGGAGAGAAAAGTAGACCTCGCGAACAGCAGTCCCAACAAAATCACCTTTGTTATCATCCAGCATTCCGGCAGGCAATTCCAAAATAATTCTTCCAAGAGGCACCCTTGCCTTATGAATAAGAATAGTCATAACAAAAATTCAGTCATAAATCTAAttaaccaaaaaacaaaaaagctgCAAGGCACCAGCATCTACCTGTTCTGTAAGAACAGCATATGTTTCACTCTCTGATTCCAGGAGTATCAGCACCGCCACAGCTGGTCCTCTTGCAAATACAATGCCTGGAATCTAATTATAATGTACTTTATTATAAAGGAATGAGATCAGCATTGGGAGCACTCAATATAGATAATTGAAGtggttaaatatttgttaaacaGTCGGCAAGTCCAAGGTCTTAATCATCTTAAATCCCTAAAGAGGATGTGTTTGATACATGGCCATGAGATTACTATAGGCAGGTCAAATCCCTCATGTTTTTGCATGATGTGTGTGGAAATACAATGCTGTTCCAAGCATACGAGAATCTAACAAAGCCCCAGCTTATGTGAGATTGCAAGGTGTAGCACAACACAAAGGGCACCTAATTCGGTCTGGGAAGTTAGATGCAGAGAGGCTATTTTGAGGATATGGATCCAGGTCACAAAGCAAAAACCTTATGACTGCTTCTGGGCTTGCCCTCAGATATTGTAGtgcatttattttaataatttgtagaGAGAAGGTTAAGACAATATGCGTACTACTATTCAATATTCATAGCTCATAGCTGTAAGTAAAGTAATGCAGGACATAATGCTAATATATTGAAAAGCTATTATGTAGACCATCTCATACCTTTTTCCCTGTTTCCTTGTCAAAAATATCCGCTTTAAACTTGAGAAACCCAATGCGCTTTCCAAACATGTCAACTCCctgtttatatataaaatttgtgttaGTTATAAGGAAATATGAATAAACGAAgaatacaatgtaaaaatcCTTTTACTTAAATTCCCTTGTAACAAATCCTTAGATGATCAAAAAACAAATTGTTCAGGGCAAGGTTACCAAGACTCTGTAGCATCAAAACCCAATATGATCTAACCCATCTTCCTAACTAATGTTAGAGTTGGCCCCTAGGTTTTGTTACCTCGCATAGAGACACCTAAGGGGAAACTACAGCCTTCCCCCAGACTTATTAGGTCAAAGAGGAAGACTTCTAATTGGACACTGCAACTCCTCCATAAAAGCAAGGATAGGAAACCCAATTATGGTCATCAGAGCATATACTTGCCCAATTACCCTCATTGCTTGAACCTTTGcatactcaaatttttgagtACCAATGTGTCACGGAGGTTTCGTTATCACTCCTTCCTCCATTATTTCCATCCATCACCAAGGTGAAAGTGAAGGAGACCTTCAAAATTCAGCCGTCAGAAGTTGCAGACGCAAGAACATTGCCCTTCGCCCATACTCAAAGCCTCATATCAGATCACATATGCTTCTTATAATCTACAAAAGCTTTATAACTATATTTTCTGAAATGACTACCTTCTATGGATCACAATCTTAGT contains:
- the LOC114176972 gene encoding nudix hydrolase 14, chloroplastic, with protein sequence MATNVGAVCGALKRFSRPHASNWVWKKKVFCCKMSTESPSLTHTITLPNKPNEPVHIVAAPGVSHSDFWNAVESSLFKQWLHNLQTENGILADGTMSLRQVLVQGVDMFGKRIGFLKFKADIFDKETGKKIPGIVFARGPAVAVLILLESESETYAVLTEQARVPLGRIILELPAGMLDDNKGDFVGTAVREVEEEIGIKLNVEDMVDLTAFLDSTTGCRFFPSGGGCDEEISIFLYRGRVDKEIITQLQGKETGLREHGELIKVRVVPYKNLWHTTADCKVLVAVALLEMAMKDGLLPTLST